The genomic stretch AGGCATGATTGACCCTCCTTTAGGCCCCTAGAGAGGGAAGGCTAAGCAACAGGGCCTCCATTGCCAACCGGGGATTGACGTTGTGCTCCAGACGGTCCGCCGTAGCACAAAGGGTTTGGATAGCACTGCGTGCTACCTTCACTCCGGTACGCTTGGCCTGCTGCCGGAGCACCATAATGCGGTCCAAGTTGGCGATATCCTCTTCCTTGCAACCCCCACTGAGCAGCATTACATCGCGCCACCAAGAAAGCCACATCTCCAGGATATCGGGCAGATTTTCCGGATGTTGGCTGAGTTGGTCCGCCATCTGCATTCGGTAAGTCCGTCCCCTCTCCAATGCATTCTCTAACATTTCCAAGTAGCGGGCTCTTCTTTCCACTAAAGCAGGATTGCTGGCGGCCATGATAGCCCAGCCAATCCGCCCTCCCGATAGATGTGCCAATAGCACAGCGGCTTCTGGCGCTACCTCCCGGGCCTCGAGAGCCTCCTGCACCTGACTGAGGGACAATGGTCGCAGGCTTAGTACTTGGCAACGGGACACCACCGTCGGTAAGAGCATCTCGATCCGAAGGGCAGTCAGGATGATAACGACTCGCGGGGGAGGCTCTTCCAGGGTCTTGAGCAGGCAGTTGGCTGCCTCGGTGGTGGCGCGGTGAAACTCCGGCAGGATGTACACGCGCCAGCGACCCTCGAAAGGAGAGAGAGACACTTCGTGTTGTAGGGCGCGCACTTGGTCAATCTTCAGCACGCTGCCCTCCGGCTCCATCAATCGCACGTCGGGGTGGACGCCGCGCTCGATCTTGCGGCACGCTAAACAGTGACCGCAGGGCACGTCACTGCCGAGGCAATTGAGCGCCTGAGCATAGTTCAGTGCCAGTGTTGTTTTTCCAATATGGGACGGCCCTACAAGCAAGTAAGCATGCGCCGGATGACCATTTTTAGCGCTATGGGATAGGAGAGCAACCGCCCACTCATGTCCCACGATGTGCCACATTGGGTTGTACTCCATTACGAAACCGATTTGTGTTAATTTTAGCCCACCCTCTATCTCGTGCCAAATGGTTCTGCCCTACCAGGACGCCAGAGCGAAGTCATTTCTTCGGGGTTCGTAGGGACTTAGATTCCTGAGAGGACGCTGCCACCTACACGACCACGAAGTTCTATGATTTCTCATGTTACAGAAACCTTTTGCCAGATCTGGCGTCGTTATGATAAGATTGTCATAAGCGAACTGCCTTGGAGGCTAGATATGGGTAGCCAAAAGACATCTGCTGAGAGATTGCTAAACTTGCTGGTCATCGCATCTCTGGTTATTACCACAGCGGGGTTCGTGCCCCTTCGTGTCGCGGCCGGAACGCAAGTAAATCAACCCGCTGCCGATCAAACCATCTCCGCGGTGGCCTCTGCCTCCGCCAGGGCCACATCACTGTCTCCATCCATGCTGCCAAAATCTCAAGGCGATCTTGCTGTCTTCCCTAGTACACCCGCTCCAACCCCCGCACCGACATCAGAGCCCATGCTCACTCCGCCGCCGGCAGACGAGGCCTATATCACCCCTGAAGGTGGCGGAGTGTTACAATCGGCGAACGGCCGCATTCGCCTGGAGTTCCCGCCCGGTGCAGTGCGCGAGCCGGCGACCGTCCGGTACGTCGAAGTCCTGGCCCAGCCGTTCACGCTCTCTACCGACACCCTGCTGAGGTTCAACCTGGAAGTGGTGGGAGGCGCCCAACCCACCGATGCGCGAGGCCACGCCCTGTTCGATCAGCCCTTGACACTGACCATCAATCTGGAGGGACTGGTGGCGGCGCAGCCCCTGTTGGCGCAGAACAAGCGCCTGGAGTTCGCCTACGTCTCAGAACGCTACGGCGAGAGGGCCACCTTGGTGGCGGTCCCTCTGACCAGTGTGGATTGGGAACGGGGACAGGTGGTCGTCGTGTTCGACCACTTTTCAGAGTGGGAGTTGATGGCTGCTGACCAACTCCCGCCGACCGACTGGATGTTCCCCACCAACCTGGGTGCGGCCGTGGACCCCTTCACCGGCTCGGCAGCGTACAACTACTCGATCGAAGTGGTGCCGGGCATCCAAGGCCTGCAGCCACAGTTAACCCTCTCCTACAGCAGTCGAACCGTGGACAACCTGCTGACCAACATCCAAGCCCCGTGGGTCGGTCTGGGCTGGTCGCTGGAGACCGTCGAGGTGGTGCGCAAGATCACTACCCACCGGGGCAGCCAGGGCATGGTCTACGGTTACGAAAACACATTCACGTTGATCTTCCAGGGGCGCTCGCAGCGCCTGGTGCGCGAGCCAGGCAGCCCGCCGGCAGGCAAACCGGCGGTATACCATGCTGAGAGCGAGGATTTCTTGCGCATCGAGCGTTACAACGCCCAGCACGGTGGCCAAAGCCCATCCAACACCTGTGGCGAGTATTGGGTGATCACGGCCCGCGATGGGACGGTGTACCGCCTGGGCTATAATGCCGACTCCGAGCAGGTGGCCAGCATGCAAGACTACAACCCCAACAACCCACCGGCGGCAGGGTATGCCGGGTCGGCCACCAACCGGGTGGCATATCGCTGGCGGCTGGATCGGGTGACGGACACCCACGCTAACTACATGACCATCTCCTACTCTGAGGAGCAGAAACAAGATCCGGTGGTCACCGGCAACCCCACCTACGACCACGCCAGTTATCTGAATGAGATACTGTACACGGGACACAACCCCGGCTTCTCACCGCCTCACAAGGTGCAGTTCGAGCGCGAGGGTCGCACCTTCGACACGAATACACCCGTCTCCTGGCTGGGTTATGAAGGTTCTCCGAACAGTAAACCCTACGCCTTGTTTGAATCCCAGCGTCTGAAGCGTATCAAGATCTACAAAGACACCACCCTGGTGCGCAAGTACGAACTCGGCTATACCTACATCGAGCATGGCAACCGCAAGAACACCTTGTTGCAAACCATCACCCAATATGGGTTGAGCGGGTTGTCTCTGCCGACAGTGACTCTGACTTACCAGGGCTATGAGAACCGGAACCCTGGCGGCGAAGGCGACTGGTTCGTTTACGACCGGCTGATTACGGTTACCAACGGCTATGGCGGGAGTGTCGGGTTCAGTTACGCCTACTTCGGGCATTGCGAGTTCGGCTGTGGACGCTACTACCGCGTCTCGGAGATGCGCACCCTGAATGGCCAGGGTAACACGGCCAAGGTGCAATACACCTACCAGACCCCAACGTGGAACAACTTTGCCCCAGACGATTATGACACTTTCTGGGGCCATGACGTGGCGACGGAAACCGTCTTGGCCTATAACCTGACCACGCTTTCCCAAACTATCTACGACTTCAACGTGGCTACCATCGAACGGAGGGGGCGCCCCGAGAGCGTCAAGGTAAAAGACAGTAGCGGGGCAGTGAGGCAGACGACAACCTACACTTACTACCAGGAGTACACCGTATCACCGCAATCTGACCAGTACTGGCGTTTCGCCGCTTTCGTAGCCCCCAGCGAAGTGGTAGTCTATCCGAACGATGGGTCCTCGGTGTACAAGAAGACCAAGCACTACTATGAAGCCAGTTCGCAAGGTGGGAAACAGTACGGCAATCTGACCCAACTGGAAGAGTACAGCGGCACCGTCGCAGTGCGTAAGACGTGGTGGCGCTTTTACCCCGATGCAGATTACTGGATCATCAACAAGCCTGGCTTCACCAACGTCTACACCTGGACGGGCAGCACCTGGCTGTGGGAGTCCTCGACACAGTATTGCTACGACGATAGTTGGTACTATGCCAACCCCATTGGCTCCACCAACTACGGCGGCAACGGCAGTCACAAGGGCGAGTTGACCCTGGTGCGCCGCAACACCGGCGAGACCTATTCGCAGGGCGGCCGCACCTATTACAAGATGGTGGACACCGTCTATGATTACGACGTCTATGGCAACCAGATCAATATCATAGAGTACAACTCCTACGGCAGCCTCTCCGATGGCACACCCCCGCTGGGTGCGGTGGCCAGCCAGAACCCCCGCCCCATTACCATCACCTATGAGAGCACCTACCACACTTACCCCAGTCAGGTGACCAATGCCAAAGGCCACACGGCCACTTATATCCATAACGCTGGTTTTGGCACCCTGACACATGTAACCGACCCGAACAACGACGAGGTAGACTATGAGTACGACGAATTCGGCCGGCTGAAGAAGGTATGGCGCCCCGGCGACGACAAAGACCTGGGCCATGCCGCCACCTCCGAGTACACCTACACCGACAGTTACCCCTTCCGCGTCTATGTGAAACAGCGCGATGACCTGGGTGGGGGCGGTACGGCCACTTATTATGAGACCTGGTCCTTCTACAACGGCCTGGGGCAGTTGATCCAGACCCAGAAAGAGGCGGTGGGCGGGATCATTGTGGCCGACACGGCCTACGACTCCCGTGGGCTGACGGAGAAGATCGGCCTGCCCCGCGCCAGCACCGGGGGCGGCAGTTACAAGACGCCCAATTGGACCGGCGCCACCACCAACCAATACGATTGCCTGGGCCGGCTTACTCTGGTAACCTATCCCGATGGCCGCACCGTCTCACGCAGTTACACCAACTGGACCACAGCGGTCATTGATGAAAACAGCCACAAGAAAGAGTTCGAGAACGATGCCCTGGGCCGGCTGATCCGTGTGCGCGAGTATACCGGCACCAACCCGTACACCCTATACGCCACCACCATTTACGCCTACAACAGCCTGGATCAGTTGATCCATCTCTGGGATAACGCCAGTAACCACACCGGGATCACCTATAACAAACTGGGGCAAAAGACAGCCATGGGCGACCCCGACATGGGCAACTGGGCCTATGCTTACGACCCCATCGGCACGCTGGCCAGCCAGAGCGACGCCAAGGGCCAGACCATCGCCTTCTTCTACGACGAACTGAATCGCCTCCTGCGCAAGGAATACCCCGCGGGCACAGTCCTGGCCAGCTTCACTTACGATGACACGACGGGAGGTAACAAGGGCAGGGGCCGGCGGACGGGGATGAGTTATAGCGGAGGCGGCTCGGCCTCCTATATCTATGACGGCCGGGGTCGCCTGACCAAAGAGACCGACGTCATCCCGGGCCCGGGAGGCGGCACTTTCGTCACCCAGTGGACCTACAACGATATGGATCGGGTGCGGACAACGGTGTATCCAGGTGGAAACGGCGGGCAGACTGGAGAGACGGTAACTTTCACCTACGGAGCCGATAGTTGGCTGAAGAGCGCGGTTGGCACCAACACTTACGTGGGCGACACCACCTACAACGCGCTGGGGCAAGTGGAACTGAGAAAACTGGGTAGCGCCGCCACCCCTGTGCTGACCACCGACTACATCTATCGCACAGACAATTTCCGTTTGCAATGGATCAAGACCGGCCAGAGCAGCCCCTTCGAGGGGTTGCAGAAACTGGAGTACACCTACGATGCGGCGGGGAACGTCCTGACCATCAAAGACTACAACGCCGGCGGCACCCAGACCCAGAGTTTCGTTTACGACGCGCTGGACCGGGTGACCACGGCTACCGCGAGCGGGGGGACGGGGGGCCTCTACAGCGAGGGGTACACCTACAACCCCATCGGCAACCTGCTGAGCAAAGGCGGGGTGAACTACACCTATGGCTCCAGCAAGCCCCATGCGGTGACCGCGGCTGGTTCTAACTCCTACGCCTACGACGCCAACGGCAACACGATCACGCGCACAGTGGGCAGCGACACCTACGCCCTGACGTACGACGCAGAGAACCGCCTGACGCAGGTGAAGAAGAACGGGGGCGCCATCGCCGCCTTCGTCTACGACGGCGACGGGGTGCGGGTGAAGGCCATGGTCAACGGCACGACCACCGCCTACATTGGGGACTACTACGAGCAGACGGGGAGCACCATCCGCAAATACTACTACGCCAATGGCCAGCGGGTGGCCATGCAGGAGAACAGCACCCTCTACTGGCTCTTGACGGACCACCTGGGCTCCACCGCCATCACCGCCAACTCGAGCGGCAGCAAGTACGGCGAGTTGCGCTACAGGGCCTATGGCGAGACCCGCTACACCTGGGGCACCACGCCCACCACCTATCGCTTTACCGGCCAGCGGGAAGAGAGTACAATAGGGCTGTACTTTTACAATGCCAGATGGTATGACCCGGCCTTGGGGCGATTTGTGCAGGCGGATACCCTCGTGCCGGAGCCGGGGAACCCGCAGGCGCTCAACCGCTACTCGTACGTGCTGAACAATCCGCTGCGGTATACGGATCCCACTGGTCTCTTCTCAGAGGAAGAGATTATGAAGCACCTAGAGGTGGATACCTGGGAGGAAGTGCTGGCCTTCTTCAGAGCCGGAGGATTGCTGGCGGGAAGGTGGGGTTGGCTCGCAGTTCTGCGCCAAGCGCAGTTGGGAGATGAGGTCCAGTTCCTGGAGGGCTATGCTGGCTTCTGGCCTGCGCCGGGACCTGGGGGAAGGGTTGCCTCGCGCGGCATTTTCGTGGAATCGAATGGTTCGCTCTACATCCGGGGCGCTGAAGGCGGCCTGATAGCGGCAAATGAGGCAGCGAAGGTGGGTAATGCCTATCTGCTGGCCAGGCCGTCGTCGGACTATAGGTTGCCGATGGTGTTCGGGCCGTACTATGCTGAAAGAATGTACCCGCATCATTACCAACTTGACCCGGGAAGGGTGGATTGGGTTGGGGCTGGTCTTGATGCTGGAGGAATTGCTGCCGACGCGCTCACCTATGGAGCAGGGGGCAGGCTTGTTAATGTAGCC from Chloroflexota bacterium encodes the following:
- the holB gene encoding DNA polymerase III subunit delta', with the translated sequence MWHIVGHEWAVALLSHSAKNGHPAHAYLLVGPSHIGKTTLALNYAQALNCLGSDVPCGHCLACRKIERGVHPDVRLMEPEGSVLKIDQVRALQHEVSLSPFEGRWRVYILPEFHRATTEAANCLLKTLEEPPPRVVIILTALRIEMLLPTVVSRCQVLSLRPLSLSQVQEALEAREVAPEAAVLLAHLSGGRIGWAIMAASNPALVERRARYLEMLENALERGRTYRMQMADQLSQHPENLPDILEMWLSWWRDVMLLSGGCKEEDIANLDRIMVLRQQAKRTGVKVARSAIQTLCATADRLEHNVNPRLAMEALLLSLPSLGA